The Bernardetia litoralis DSM 6794 genome includes a window with the following:
- a CDS encoding SusD/RagB family nutrient-binding outer membrane lipoprotein: MNKINKYILSFLLMILISLSSCDKFLDVNEDPVNPTSVNEAELLTGIEANFSFMVLGGYPVRVSSSWMGYTTYPIAQSYDDYYVTENDANNTWASFSYTPVMNNCKILVEQAEAKDKHYYAAIAKIIWAYNTSILTDMFGNIPFTQALDQTQYPFPVYDSQEVVYENIQRLLDEAIAHIDNPNQSSEVPGADDLILNGDMQKWKKLAYSLKGRYYMRLTYAPGKTAAEQSQLALNALNQGLQSNDDNVMYKYSTDLLQENPWNQYAVNGRWNDFTSISGVYAQEIATGLVDLRLIVHARKEDPTRNSFEEQSGALFLSSSTYGSGSPLGVMYADPDSPLPYMLYSEVSFLKAEANYLLGNKQAAKDNLIEGVLADFDFVKPSFDKIAKTALDDSVLNNPVIVQNFIDQYMFSIRGFNPADDTEQDPFIYKRIAREKYIAGFLTMEPYNDYRRYKKVNGENILDLNLERSASILNIRFGYEGLPYRFPYPSSEWQYNAENVGQQNVPLGYESMTIPVWWDTTN, translated from the coding sequence ATGAATAAAATAAATAAATATATACTTTCATTTCTCTTAATGATACTTATTTCACTCTCTTCCTGTGATAAGTTTTTAGATGTAAATGAAGACCCAGTAAACCCTACTTCAGTAAATGAAGCTGAATTACTTACAGGAATTGAAGCTAATTTTTCATTTATGGTACTAGGTGGCTATCCTGTGCGAGTTAGTTCATCTTGGATGGGGTATACTACTTATCCAATTGCTCAAAGTTATGATGATTATTATGTTACAGAAAATGATGCAAATAATACTTGGGCATCTTTCTCTTATACACCAGTAATGAATAACTGTAAAATTTTGGTAGAACAAGCAGAAGCAAAAGACAAACACTATTATGCTGCTATTGCCAAAATTATTTGGGCATATAATACAAGTATTCTCACTGATATGTTTGGAAATATTCCTTTTACACAAGCACTAGACCAAACACAATATCCATTTCCTGTTTATGATTCTCAAGAAGTTGTGTATGAAAATATCCAACGTTTATTAGATGAAGCTATTGCACATATCGATAACCCTAATCAATCTTCTGAAGTACCTGGTGCTGATGACTTGATATTAAATGGTGATATGCAAAAATGGAAAAAACTAGCTTATTCTTTGAAAGGACGTTATTATATGCGTTTGACATACGCTCCAGGAAAAACTGCTGCCGAACAATCTCAACTTGCTTTAAATGCCTTAAATCAAGGTCTTCAAAGTAATGATGATAATGTAATGTATAAGTATTCTACTGATTTACTTCAAGAAAATCCTTGGAATCAATATGCTGTAAATGGTAGATGGAATGATTTTACAAGTATTTCAGGAGTTTATGCACAAGAAATAGCAACAGGACTAGTAGATTTAAGACTAATTGTACATGCTCGTAAAGAAGACCCTACAAGAAATTCTTTCGAAGAACAATCAGGTGCTTTGTTTTTGAGTTCTTCTACTTATGGTTCAGGTTCACCTCTAGGTGTAATGTATGCAGATCCAGACTCACCTTTGCCTTATATGCTTTATTCAGAAGTATCATTCTTAAAAGCAGAAGCAAATTATCTATTAGGAAACAAACAAGCTGCCAAGGATAATCTTATAGAAGGTGTTTTAGCTGATTTTGATTTTGTAAAGCCTTCATTTGATAAAATTGCTAAAACTGCATTAGATGATAGTGTTCTTAATAATCCTGTTATTGTACAAAACTTTATAGATCAATATATGTTTAGTATTAGAGGATTTAATCCTGCTGATGATACTGAGCAAGATCCTTTTATTTATAAAAGAATTGCTAGAGAAAAATATATCGCTGGTTTTCTTACTATGGAGCCTTACAATGATTATAGAAGATATAAGAAAGTAAATGGTGAAAATATACTTGACTTAAACCTTGAACGTTCAGCTTCTATCTTAAATATCAGATTTGGATATGAAGGACTACCTTACCGTTTTCCATACCCATCTAGTGAGTGGCAATATAATGCTGAAAATGTGGGGCAACAAAATGTCCCTCTAGGGTATGAAAGTATGACAATTCCTGTATGGTGGGACACAACAAACTAA